One Acetobacter oryzoeni genomic window, CACAATATGGTTTGCCCGGTATCGGGGTAGCACCACAAAAGTGGAAGCCCGGCGTGCCAGGGTCACCGATCGGCCAGCAGCAAGATGGGCCGCGGCGTTTTTGTGGTTCCGGATCAGAAATGCTGCGCAAAGGTGCCTTGGGCTTGCTTTTGCTTGAAGCCGCGGGTTTTTCTTTTTTTGCGACTTTTTCTTCCACAGCAGGAGCAGGCGCGGCTTCCGGTGGCGTAGAACGTGCAGGAGCAGATGGCGTAGGTTGGTGTTTTTCTGTTTCACCCACGGGCGCTGCTTCGGCCTGTTTGGCAGGTTGTACAGGGGTTGCCGTTTGTGCCGCAGCAGAAGAGGTAGCTGCAGGAGCTTCGGCTTTTTCTGCTGTTTTGGGCTTGGCATTACGCCGAATGGGGGATGGCCGCGCAGGCAATCCCAAACGATGCGCCTTTCCGACAACCGCATTTTTGGTGATGGAAAGACGCCTACCAATTTCTGCCGTTGAAAGACCTTCCGCCCATAATGCCTTGAGCTGGGCGATAATTTCTTCGGTCCACTCCATTTACGGCCACCTTACTATAAATATTGCATCGTTCGCGGGGAAAATACCACGCTTTCAGTCGCGGATATATTACGGTGATGCCCGTTTCATCTCAAGAAGAAAGCCTGCAAGACAGGTTGCACTATAAGAATTAAGTTGGGTGCGATGGTTAGCCCTGCTTGTTTGGGGTGTCTGATGTTCCGAGTAGATCATCGGTCAGCGTGATGGAAGATTGTGTGGGGGGAACAAGGTGAATGGGCTTGTGGCTGAAGGTTTTCCAGCCAACAAACAAGATGATGGCCAGAATGGGAATACAGGCCACAGAGAATGATCCTGTTGGGTAATCAAACGCCATGAGCACAATGATGCTGCAAAAAAACAAAATGGTTGCCCAAGATGTAAATGGTGCACCCGGCATGGCAAACCCGGTAGGTGCTATGCGGCCTGCATTAATGGCTTGGCGCAGCTTGATCTGGCTGAGCAAAATAAAGCACCAAGTGCTGATAATTCCCAGAGAAGCCAGATTGAGAACAATTTCAAAGATTTGCGAAGGCAGTAAGTAGTTTAGAAAAACGCCAACAAGGTAAATGCCAACGGTTGTAAGAATGGCAGCAGAAGGAACGGACTGTTTGCTCATATGTGTCAGATAGCGCGGGGCAGAGCCATTCAAAGCCAATGCGCGTAAAACACGGCCTGTAGAATATAAGCCAGAGTTCAGGCTGGAGAGTGCTGCTGTAAGCACTACAATGTTCATAATGGAATCCACGCCCGATATACCCAGATGGGAGAAAAATGTCACAAATGGGCTGGTGCCTGCCTGATAGGCAGACCAAGGCAGCAGAAGAACCAGCAAGGTAACCGTGCCAACATAAAAAATGGCAATGCGCCACATCACGTTATTGATGGCCGTGGGCAGAACGGTGCGCACGTCCTGACATTCACCGGCAGCGGTGCCGATCATTTCTATGCCTGAATAGGCAAAAATAACCCCTTGGGTGAGTGCCAGCGCCGGTAAAATGCCATGAGGAAACAGGCCACCATGCTGTG contains:
- a CDS encoding GcrA family cell cycle regulator, with the translated sequence MEWTEEIIAQLKALWAEGLSTAEIGRRLSITKNAVVGKAHRLGLPARPSPIRRNAKPKTAEKAEAPAATSSAAAQTATPVQPAKQAEAAPVGETEKHQPTPSAPARSTPPEAAPAPAVEEKVAKKEKPAASSKSKPKAPLRSISDPEPQKRRGPSCCWPIGDPGTPGFHFCGATPIPGKPYCEEHAQIAYVRLRDRRDNVA
- a CDS encoding amino acid permease translates to MPDKTSTPHTKPAHTAEGYHRALNKRQIQMISIGGAIGTGLFLGAGGRLQAVGPSLALIYLVCGIFCFLMLRALGELVMYRPTSGSFVSYTLEFLGPKASYIAGAMSFFNWAMTGIVDITAVALYMHFWGTFAHMPQWVFAMLALLLITGMNLIGVKWFGEMEFWFSLIKIVALVLFLIIGSAILGLRVPIDHHETGLNLITQHGGLFPHGILPALALTQGVIFAYSGIEMIGTAAGECQDVRTVLPTAINNVMWRIAIFYVGTVTLLVLLLPWSAYQAGTSPFVTFFSHLGISGVDSIMNIVVLTAALSSLNSGLYSTGRVLRALALNGSAPRYLTHMSKQSVPSAAILTTVGIYLVGVFLNYLLPSQIFEIVLNLASLGIISTWCFILLSQIKLRQAINAGRIAPTGFAMPGAPFTSWATILFFCSIIVLMAFDYPTGSFSVACIPILAIILFVGWKTFSHKPIHLVPPTQSSITLTDDLLGTSDTPNKQG